From Hypanus sabinus isolate sHypSab1 chromosome 9, sHypSab1.hap1, whole genome shotgun sequence:
CTCAGATCGGTTCCCCGCTTTCTTCTCAGTCACCTTGCCCCTTCCAATCATTTTTAGGTTCATCATCCCAACTTTCCCTTCATGGTGGCCGTGTCTAATTCCCGCAAGCTGCTCCCAACCGCACTGTGAGAACGTCACGGTCATCAGAGAGTTCAAAAGGGGTTTTACCCACAGGTGCTCAAAGGGCTCAAGCGTTGGGCAGCCAAATGTGGTGTTGCTGGAGATAAACAGAGACTCAGAAACGAATAAATAGATATTAATACTTACTGTAAGTTCAATGAACCGTTGGTCTATTCCAGCAGATATTGGGGAACAATGATGCCgatcggtccatcgagtctgctctgtcaatcCACTACAGATGATTATTAATATTGTGTGTGTAAAACATCGCCTTACCTTGATCTGGTTCAATGTTGGGATGGGAGACACTCATAGTCCTCGTCTTTCCCGCACCCCCGAATTGTGCGATACAGCTGCTGACTCCTCCGTTTATCCATGTTTTCACTGAGACCAGTACCTGACTTCTAACACTGTAGCTCCCGTCAGGGTCACGCGTGCTGGCATCGCTCCATCCTTCCGTGATCTGTCTGGATATGTTCCAGTAAATGACAATCTGCTTGGAAGACAGGCCGCCCACCAGACACACCAAGGGAACGGATCCGTTCACCTCTGACGTCGGGACAAAGAGCTGCATGTAGGTCCGACTGGTGGAGCTGTCTGACAGAGATTGGGACACAGTTAATCGGAGCTTTAACCGAAGTACATGAGTGAGTATAATCCCAGTGCCGATTTCTCTTACCTCCAACAATGAGTCTAGGTCCTTTCACAAGCGGTGGATAGCTTCTTATCTCAGCACAGTAGTAGAAACCCGAATCCTCCACACTTACGTTCCGGATTTCCAGCACTGATGTGCGATCACCAGAGCCTTTTTTGTAAGTAGCCCTACAACCGGTCTTTTGGCAGTCGGTGGTTCTGATCGCTACCGGGGGTTCATCAGCACGGTGTCTGTACCAGAAAATACGTCTCCCGAACTCTAGTTTGTTCTTAAATTCACAGGACAGTTTAACTGTCTGACCTACATCTGCAGTTGCTGCAGCCGGACTCACAGAAAACGGCTCGGATGCTGCAACACGAATTATTATCAGTCAACTAAAAATATCAGGAACAGAACTAACTAGAAATTAAGCAGATTGCCTGCACTTTAAAACTGCGCCGACATTCTCAGTTGCATTTATTGGCGAAGGCGTCTAAGTAACATCTAACAGAGAACCAGAAGGATGTTTGAAGCTGACCCGTTCAATATCGCAAGACATTTCCcttattcatttacaggatgtgtAGTCGGTAAAATTACTTTGTCTATCTATCCGGAGGTGACCTTCAATTGAGACGTTTGGTGACATTTTCAGGTATGGCTCGCGAAATATTCTGCTCGGCGTTGGGGGTTACTTACGCGCAGTACGCCAGATAACCTTCacccaaaagaaaatgagcaaggCTCATAAAAAATAATTTTGGATTTATTTAGGTAGCTTTAGGATCAGCATTAATGAGATTCTAACTTTGTAATCCAGATTGATTTGATTCACTGAAGCTTATTTTCCAAGTGCACGTGATTTTTAATGTACTGGATATCGAACTTGCTAGGACGCGTATGGGAATTCCCAAGTTGGACTCACTCACCGTAAACACGGAATATCTGAACAGTAATGAACAGGAATAAAACTTTCATTATCATTTGGACTCAGCTCGGTGATTGGTTATCGCTGCTCTCCACTCCCGGGGTCTCAGTGAGTTCAACAGCTGCTCCGTGCAGCCGGTTAACTGCCGTTGTCCATGCTAGCTGACGAGCTTCGGGGGCGGGTCCACTGCACCCATACCGCGCCTTGCGCGGGTTACACTTGGTTACCGCGTCAGTGCGTCACAAGGTCAAACGACTATGCAGAGTTGCTCAGAAAGACTTCCAAAGAGAGGATGGTTTGAGCATGCTTTTTGGGGGGTTAAACATATGTATCGCTAACAAAACCAATTTTCATGTCCTCATGCCAAATTCCTCGCAGGAGCTTGCGATGAGTCGACCGTGTTTCCTTACTGCAGTCCGTCTTATGCAGTTACTTAATGCTATACTGGGAGGAAAAAAATTAGAGCCTGATATTGACGGAACCCAGATATGCCAGCCAGGGTAACTCACGACTTGGAGGGAAACCTGCAGTAGTGTATTCCCGTCCCTGCTACACTCGAACTGCTTGGCCAGGGTTTGGGATGTGCTGCTGGAACTGTGTGGACGCGTAATTTAGTGAATTTCGGTACGTGTACTTTGTAATAGATAATACCGAGTTCGCGTGGCCGGTGCTGAGCCATTAGAGGTCAACGGAGAGTATTCCATCATAATCTTGACCCATACTAAGGTAGAAATGGATTGTTTTGTCACAAAGTGATACTCGCTCTCGGATACGCAACCTGTGACCTTGTCTTGAAGTCACCATATTCCTGCAGCGAAAAGCGGTTACAATGAATGGTGATTTGCATAACATTGTACAATGATCCGACTATATAAGATATTGGTCAGACAGCACCAGGACTATTGTGGTAgctttgggcaccttatctaagaaaagatgagctgacaTCATGCGTAGCATTTAATGCCTCTGGGCTTATACTGAGAGGAGTTTAGTGGAATTGGGGgcggggtggaatctcattgaaaattcGTGACATATTGAAAAAGTGAAGGTGGAAAATTTATTTCTAGTTGCAGTagactctaggaccagagcgcacagcctcagaaacGCATGACGCCCCTTAgaacggagataaggaggaattcctttTGCCAGGGTGTAGTGAGTCTGCAGAAATGGTTGTGGACCCAAGCCATTGGTTATATTTAGGGCGAAGGTTAATAGGTTCCTGATTAAGGAAACGTTTCAGGGAAAACACAGGAAATggtttgagagggaaataaatcaaacatgttggaatggtggagcagattcaatggtctcaatagcctaattctgctcctatgtcatatggttacAGGATTGTGCGGGATTCGTTAGGATATCCTGTTGGAGATCGTCAGTGCCTCGAGATTATAGTTCTCCACTGCTAAATTTCTACTTATTTATTATAGATAGAGAGCTGTGTACATTACGAAGCAGGGTAAACTGGACGCAACTTAGAGCACAGTTTATGCGGTTAATTTCCACTGCAACCACGTCAGATGCAGGGCCATCCTGTGTGTCACATAATATGAAGTCTAAAAGGCTGAACTCTGGGCAGCAGTGTCCAAGCTACGAAAACAGGAAACCCGCAAAGAGCCTCTAGTTCGGTCACTTTTTCCATTTCAAGCGTTAACTGTTGCTGCAACTGTTTGTCAGTATTTGAAGCGTCTGAATGTAAGACAGATACACTGTGAATGAGTCTGTCAGCAATTTTCACGGGAGCGATTCATTGTACGTCTCTGATGTCAGCACATCCTGCTGCCTTTGCTCAGGGGCTGATTCGATGTCCTATTACTGAAGGTCAAATCTCTCTCGAGCAGCGATTCGCTCTGAGCAGAACATGGCTACTTCAGGCCAAAACGAGCAGTTGCACATTAAATTGATAAGTAATTCTATTTTATTATTCGTACTTCATCTCAAATTCATCAGTTTTGATGAAAggcctcgacccgaaacgttaagagattattcctctccaaataaTCTATCTGAGTTCAGAGTTATTTCAGCATTTTATTGCTGCACTCTGAAAGTTAACTCCCTCTAATAAGGGATCTTGCAAAATCTCTACAGCACGGAAGATTCATTTGTCCGCTTTTCCAAGCGGcgattcttcttctttttctttttcatcttCTTCTTAAGCCCTGCTACATCATAGACCACTGACAGCATCTTTCCAGAATCCTCTATCAAGTCTTTTGAACTGTTCCCAGAGCAGCCCCATCTTCGAAGATGCTTGCTCTCCGAGGGATGTGGTTATTGGAAACTCTGTTGGCGTTTCTGGGGCGAGGGattttttatgggatggggttgctaaaCACGGGCCCAAGCCTCACCCTTTCGCAACGGGGCGTGGGACCCTCCATGCAGAAGATCTATCAGTGCTTTTGCTCTGCAGTAAcatgcactcacctctctccattCCACCTATCACCATCTGCTTCTATTTCTCTCACTGTCCTGTGACAACACACCTGCTTATTAAATCCGCTTCTGCTGTTCATCATCTTCAGCGAACAGTACCCCAACAGTACCCCCCTCCTCGCCAAGGGATACTCCTGGCTACCAAGGAGTGTCTGACGGGCTAGGGACGTTACGGActggtgggcgggggggggggggatgtgcaAGCTGGAGAAAACCTGCGTGGTCACGGGAACTAGATTCCAGTGCCTGCGACAGGAACCAAATGCAGGacgcactgaagtactaggggtaggacaggaagGGGATGCCATGTCTTGCAAGGGGTAATGTAGGTGGGGCTGGATCTTTtagggtccggtccggagcccgccttcctccggactccggactccggacTCTGGGCCTTGCAGCCGGCCCTCCTGTGacccggagccattggatcatcttggcttaggaggtacacctgtcgcctattagggggcaggtgtttattaGGGGCTCGGGTACTGAgcctagttggggggggggggtcgtgctGCTCCGAAGCCGGTTTAACCCGCTCTGTACCTGGCCCGCAGGCTttaaatcctgctctgtacctgatccacaggctctgaatcctgcttagtacctggtccgccggctctgaatcgtGCTCTGTAACTGTTTCGCCCGATCcggttctgccctggttgccaccctgctccgtatcctgctctgccctggttgccggcctgctctGTATCTATTCTGTCCAGGTTCGTCTTGTTTTCCTGCTTCTCTGGTGTGAGCTGGTCCCTCTGTTTCGCCGTCTTCTCCTTGCCCTAGGTCTCACGCTGTCTGCTTGCTTCTCCCTATTTACCGATGTATCCCGGTTGTCCGGCTGTTCATCCTGGACCcagctcccttcctgtcccttgccacCGTCGGGAAAGCAAGACCGTCGCCGTTATCCCTCGGGTGGTTCTGCCCCTTCTTACCCCTcacctctgatgggttgtgccgcACACCAGCCCAGGTGTCCGCGCCTTGCCCAGGTCTccgtgtttccgcctgggaggcggccctgcctggGATCCTTGCGGCCCGCCCTGAGGACTCCGACCCTTCTCACCCCTTGCTCCCTACGGGTTGTGCCCACGCCTGCCCAGGTGTTCCGCGTCTTGACCGGGCCTCCGtcttcctgcctgggaggcagccctgcccaggagttatccGCCCGCCCCCAGGGGGCTCTTCTGCATGCCTGCTCTCTGGGATTCTCTTCTCTGCCACGAACTTTGGGATCCTCCTGCTTCGCCTGAACTCCGGAATCCAGCCCCGCCTTTATTTCCcattgcatgccatggcatccccatcctgtcctacccctagtacttcaatgCCTGCGACTTGCATTTGGGTCCTGTCCCCATTCCTGACAGGATCCCGGATGACAGGCAAGCAGGGCAGGATCCCAgaattcaggcgaggcaggaggatcctagagttcaggcaggcagagcaggcgCCCAGAGTGCAGGCAGGCAGAGCATGGTTCCAGATTTCAGGCaggtagagcaggatcccagagttcaggcaggtagagcaggatcccagagttcaggcaggtagagcaggatcccagagttcaggcaggtagagcaggattccagagttcaggcggggccggaggatcccagagttcatggcaaggcaggagcattccagagttcgtggcagacagaaAAGCCTCCTGGGTTGGGCGCATAACACCAGGGCAGGGCCGCCTGCCAGGCAGACacacggaggcctgggcaaggcgcttacacctgggcaggtgtgggGCACAACCCACCTTAGGTGGGAGGTAGGAAGGGGACAGAGTCACCCCGCCGGGCAACGGCAGACGGCCTAGCTTCCCCGAcggaggaaagagacaggaagggacagaaccacccgtGGGTTAATGgcgacagcctggcttacccgacgGGGACAAGGGAACAGAAGGGAGCTGGGTCCAACGTGAGAAGCAGGACAACCGGGATACACCGGTAAATAAGAGAAGCAAGCAGACAGCGCGACAGCACAGGCAAGGCGAATACGGCGGAACAGCAGGGCCAGCGCACACGAGAGAAGCAGGAAAACAAGACGAACCTAAACAGAACCGATACAGAACAGGTCAGAACTCgggcagaacaggatacagagcaggccGGCAACCCGTGCCGAACCGGATTGAGAGCGGCCGGCAACCTGGGCagaacaggatacggagcagacgAACCAGGTACAGAGTGGGTTAAACCAGCTTCGGAGCAGGACAACCCCCAAACTGGGCTCAGTGCCCGAGCCCCtgataaacacctgccccctaataggccacaggtgtacctccttaaacCAAGATAATCCAATGGTTCCGGGTGAAAGGGGGGGCTGGCTGCAAGGctcggagtccggagtccgcggaTCGGAGCAAGACCCGAAaggcgggctccggaccggactccaacaagaacatagaacattacagcatcgGAATGTTATGCCAAGTTAAACTAATTCATTTTTCTTGCACGTGTTCAATATCCCGCCATCCTTGCAAATTTATGTCCTATCTAAAAGGCCTAAGCATCAATATCCAACTTCAATCTCCGCCAGTAGCAGTGTTTTCAGGCACCCACTACGCTCTGTATACTTACCCCATGTGCATCTCCTTTACACAATCCCCTCTAATCTTAAAGTCAGGCTCTCTGGTATATGATATTCCTGCAATGGGTATTTCTTTGGAGTGCCTGCCCTTTATATTCCCCTCGCAGATGTTTATAGTTAGATCATCCATCCCCTCGACTACCtactctccagagaaaacagagcGGATTTGTCAATCCTCTTCTTATCTTTAATGTAACCTAATCCTGTTATCATTTTACTACAGCTATTGTGCACGTTCCACAATGCCACCTGGAATGGGGTAACCGGAATTGAACGCAAAATGCGGCCTAACAAAGAAATGTATACAGCTACAACCTGCCTTCATTGCTCTTATACACAGTACCCCGATTGATAAAAACAAAAACGTTTTCTTTACCACTCTGTTGACTTGTGTTGCTACTTCCACGGAGTTCCAGTTTCGCACCCATTATCTTAAGACTTCCCTGCCAGAGTAAACGAGCTCCCTGCGTCCACCTTTTTGCTTCATGAAATATCTTGTCCTTTAATGTGGCCGAATCTCCTGTTTTTTTGTACGCCAGAGAACATAGCATTCAATCTCTCGTAGGTCAGCGTCCTTAATATGGGAATGTTAAGCTATAAGTTGTCTCTGACAAGTTTTAGAATGTTTGAGACAAGAGCAGAAGTTCTTATTGCAACATGCATTGAGGAACCAAAGTCTGTAGCGGCGCGTCTTCATGCTTGCTTGAGGGATTTTTAGAGAAGTACGTAGAAACCGATCCTGGTCCACGTACTTCGCTGTGATGATttcattcagattcaggttcagtttCAGATTTTATATCACCTGTACATCGAAAGATAGAGTAAAATGCGTCGATTTTCTGATAAACCAATACAATGAAGAATGCGCTGACGGCAGTGTGCAAGTCTTGCCAAACTCACAGGTTCCAACATAGCAtaacaatgttcagcagaacaacagaggcagcagcagcaacaacaaacaCGACAACAAAACAACAGATCAATTCTTCTTGCATGCAGTCTGACCTCGCGGAGCAAAGCAAACCTTTGGTTCAACTACATGTTAAATTACTGTGACATATAAACTGGAATATGAGTAACTTTGTGTGCATCGAGGTTTAAAACGTCCTTTGCTCTTTCATCAAATTTATTATATGCTGAGGCGACATTCATTCCCACCTAATAAAAGGCAAATTTTGATTTCTACATTCTTTTTCTTACGTTCAGTTCCGGCCACACGTTCCTTGGGTAGAGTGAAACAATCAGGCTCTTGTCTGGGGTGATCTATCGCGGTAGGTTGTATTGCACTTTGCTCTGCGACCTTACTATATTGAGAAACGGCTTCATACATTTAGATAAATTGGATGGGTCGTGAAACGGTCTGGCATATCCCATGATGCGTCATAGTGTAGATAGGCAATGCTGTGAGTGACTTCAAAGTGCTACGAATGTTCAATATCCACTTCTGCGAGCACTACTGTTCATAAATAATAATGAGGATTCTTTGGTTGGGGGAACAGAAAGGACgttattgatagtaattgatcagccatgatctcaaaatggcggttcaggctcgaagggcctaatgggctacttctgcacctattgtctattgtctattgacgttCTGTGGACGAGGACTTGGATACAATCTTTTCTTCCGTgtgtcagggacagggcaccTCGAATAGGGTCTAAAGCATTCTGAAGTGGAAGAGTATGCAGTCAGAAATCGTGGTCAACATGGGTACCAAAGATATTGGTAGGAGGGGTGACGAGGTACAGAAaattgagttcagggagttaggtgctcagTTAAAGGACAGGGACAAAGGGTTTTGATCTCTGGACTGCTAGTCGTGCCTCGCACTAGTAAGGCCAGGCGAAAGAAAATTAAGCAGTTTAGCACATGGTTAAGGAGATTGGGCAAGTGACACGGCTTCAGATTGTTGAGTCATTTTTTGATGTCTTCCAGCGAGGGTGGTACTATAGCGGCGTGCTTCAagtagcgctgaaataacgacacggaggcggtgagctgcagttgcaaaagaagtttattcaaacttcgcggcctcgctttcaagccttcc
This genomic window contains:
- the LOC132398870 gene encoding uncharacterized protein LOC132398870, giving the protein MIMKVLFLFITVQIFRVYASEPFSVSPAAATADVGQTVKLSCEFKNKLEFGRRIFWYRHRADEPPVAIRTTDCQKTGCRATYKKGSGDRTSVLEIRNVSVEDSGFYYCAEIRSYPPLVKGPRLIVGDSSTSRTYMQLFVPTSEVNGSVPLVCLVGGLSSKQIVIYWNISRQITEGWSDASTRDPDGSYSVRSQVLVSVKTWINGGVSSCIAQFGGAGKTRTMSVSHPNIEPDQDYCLPAAILLGVLVMLIIVIFIWIFKECKSGTHRQSATCEGHSSAAQSQAPIIYASLDFAASSSPLR